CTGGAGTAGCCTTTTCCTTGTGTTCAGCCCCTGGGGTAACCATGCTAGGCTTAAGAAGGATTCCTTCGAACACCACATTGTTTTCGGCCAAGTAATAGAATACTTCTGCCCAGACCTTCTCTGCAACTTCAAGTGTCCTTTCGATTGGGTGATCCCCGTCGAGAAGAATCTCAGGCTCTACAATGGGCACCAGACCATTGTCCTGCAAATAATGTCATACCAATGAATCATAACCATAATGTTTTACAATTATCACcaatgggtaaaaaaaaaaaaggaaatatctATTTTTTACTTTCAAGttggcaaaaaaaatttcactctTACAACATAAAATGTTTTACCAAATCCAACTAACATAGCTATCTAAAATTGAACATACCTGAGAAATGGCAGCATAACGAGCAAGTCCCCATGCAGCTTCCTTAACAGCTAGAGCAGAAGGACCACAAGGAATGCTAACAACTGTACGCCTACACATTTCAAAGAGGACACTTCGATAAGTTTATCTATTAACTAGAATAGATCAAATGGACTGAACAATAGTAGAAACTCTATATAGCAGACGTCCACAAGAGATACTAGTTGACTTACCATTTAGCAAAACGAGCACCTTGCTTATAGTACTCCGCAGAACGTGAAGCCAATCCATCTAAGCCTTGGCACCAAGATTCATTGTTAGACCCGGGGAGAGGAACCAAACCCTGAACCACAAAAGAAGCACGTGAATGACAATCAAAGATCTCATCTGAGATTCTGAAGTATGTAACGAAATTTCACAAACTATATAGAACCCAGATTCTAGTGGCATCTTACCTTATCAACTTTGATTCCAGGTACAATTTTCTGGTTGCGCAAAACATCCACAAATTTCTTCCCATCGGTTGTAGACTGGTAAAGTGTTTCCTCAAAAAGAATGGCACCTGAAATGTATTCGCCAAGGCCAGGGGTGGTCAACAAAAGCTGCCTGTAAGCCTGTCGGTTAACCTCAGTATTGTCCAACCCAATCGAGTCTAACCTCTTTCCACAAGTTGCATTTGATTCATCAATAGCGAGTATACCACGACCAGGGGATGCAATAGTTTTCTGTACCAtccaaaaacaagcaaaaacGAGTTAAAATCCATTACAAGCAGTGTCAGATCAAACTACACAGGAAAGTAGAAACACAACTTTCCAATCTAGTCACCAAAATCTTCAGCAATTCTATCGAACACCaaatctttttcttctctttaggAAATCCACACGAAACAAGAACATATATATTAATCAATTGAAGAGGAATAGCACTAGACCACATGATAAGCCATACTAATTAGGTATGAAACTCGCCATCTGAGCCAGTCGAACATGAGACCTTTCACTTACTAGTGAAGCGGAATAGTACTGGACACCGTAGTGATAGTGATATACTAATCAACTGAAAGGAATAGCACCAGATCACACGATGAGCCATAATAATTAGATATGAAACTTGCCGTCTGATCGAGTCGAACATGAGACGTTTCACTAGTgaaagaggaatactactagatAGTGATAGTGACATATTAATCAATTGATTAAGCCAGACATATTAATCAGTTGAATTAAGCAAACAAATCAAATTCATATCCGGacaaacaaatcaaatcaaatcaaatcacaaaaaaaaaatattaaataaatcgTAATTAAGAAAATGATCAGTCTAAAATAGATTCAAACTTTCAGCCAGCGATGAAATTACTAAACAAAAACCTCGAATTGTGCATAAATATTAGCGAAACGAAAACAAGTTAAAGAGAATACGCACGGCGGTTAGGACGAGTTCGTCGGTGTAGGCCTTGGCACGGATCGGGACGGCGACTCGGCGAGTAGCGAGGCTAGTCGACGATCCAGGACGCTGAGTGAAGGACTGCTGTCCGATCCACTGAGACGACGCCGCATTAAGCTTCGCTAAGCTGGAACAGGCCATGGCTTCGAGCAGAGACGATCGAAATTACTTTGGAGAGGTCGACTGAttgtttgtttcccgagaaaatgTTTAAGCCTGACGGGGGTTGGTGGGTGCGAAGAGAAAGAGCGAGGGTGTGATATAAAAATAAGTCGTTATTCTTGGGGAGTCCGCACTTGGCTTTACGAGTTGCAATGGGACAAGCAACACGCGAGACTACCAAACGGTTCTTATTGTATAATTGTGCGATTTACCAGATTAGCCTTTAGTAAATGACGATCTTGTCCTTGCAGTTGCCAAGAAAAAGGATTTTTGGGGTATTAAATGGGTCGGGTCACGTTTACCCTTACCTAACAATTGACAGCTTTGCCAATGCGGCTTGTTTTAGGTTGGcggaggaaaaataaaaaataaaactattatTATGTAGGAAATTGTGatcatttcatttttcaaatAACGCTTCAGTGAAGCggcataaataaattatatttatgtataCTGATGCGAGTTTAATCTTCATcgattttcttcttttaataaTGATATATCGctatacataaaaaaattataatctacacttaatgaaaattttggttttttttttaacaaacgataattTACACTAACGAGAAATGAATGTGTTAAGTCTCATAATGTGATAGCAccaatgtggttcaaattcgtctttgacgataatcaaacctaaaatctcttacttacgagtgaagaagaatactactagactaTAATACTAGCTgacctcattttttttctttatttggtataaaaatgtaaaataatatttttagagTGCGAATTACATCTTCAAATTTAGTTAGgaaaaaacgaaaaacaaaagagaaataaatGAAAAGGAAACCGATCCCCCACGGGACATGACAAAAGAGCCACACCTTCGTGATTCACGATTCGACGCTTGCTTTGCATGACAAGTTTGACATAGGCCAAGGGAggctttattttttttgggtaaaggtCAGGGAGAATTTCCTTTTTTCTGAAAATAGTGAATTAAGTAATAACGGATAATTTCCGTTTTATAAGAAAAAGGAAGATAATATTTACTTCTATATGATGTCTTCATTTGGTGAGCTATATTCTTAGCCTAGcccataaaattgaaaaaaaatataaaaagatttCTATTTGTCTTTGAAGCCCAC
The nucleotide sequence above comes from Malus sylvestris chromosome 16, drMalSylv7.2, whole genome shotgun sequence. Encoded proteins:
- the LOC126607900 gene encoding fructose-bisphosphate aldolase 3, chloroplastic-like: MACSSLAKLNAASSQWIGQQSFTQRPGSSTSLATRRVAVPIRAKAYTDELVLTAKTIASPGRGILAIDESNATCGKRLDSIGLDNTEVNRQAYRQLLLTTPGLGEYISGAILFEETLYQSTTDGKKFVDVLRNQKIVPGIKVDKGLVPLPGSNNESWCQGLDGLASRSAEYYKQGARFAKWRTVVSIPCGPSALAVKEAAWGLARYAAISQDNGLVPIVEPEILLDGDHPIERTLEVAEKVWAEVFYYLAENNVVFEGILLKPSMVTPGAEHKEKATPEAIAKATLTVLKRRVPPAVPGIMFLSGGQSEAEATLNLNAMNQSPNPWHVSFSYARALQNSVLKAWQGRPEKVEAAQKALLVRAKANSLAQLGKYSAAGEDEEAKKGMFVKGYTY